Part of the Archangium lipolyticum genome, CGCCGTCGTGTTGGACGTCGTGGTACTCGAGCCCGGGAAAGTGAGGACGCGGCCCGTCCCCATCACCAAGGCTGAGTTTCGGGAGAATGTGGAGCGCCTCGCGCGGGGCCGCCGACTCCAGGACGGGCCCCAGGAGGTGGCTGCGGAGGTCCTCAAGGTGCAGGAGGCGCTGCGCCAGGCCCGGGAGGCACGGCCAGTCTCGGACGTAGAGGCTGGGGGCAGATTCACCGCCGAGGGGGAGCCACGCGCTGACGGTGGCCGAGGGAGCGTGTACGCCATCCTGCCGGAGGAGCAGTGGGGGCAGGTCAAACTCGAGCCGCAGGCCGAGACCGAGCTCCGCGCGAGGTACGAGCGGTTTTGCATCGTTCGAGGGGGCGGGGACTGCCTCGGGCTGTTTGAGGATGGCCCATATCTGCGCTCGGACGACCGGAGCACTTTGGCCCTGGCCCTGGCGTTCGGCTCAGTCCTGGATGAGACGTTCGCGGCGCTGGGGCGAGAGGTGAGCCCCAAGGCGATCCTCGCTACGCTTTTGTGGACCGCGAGTTTCTATCTCGGATTGTGGCTTCTGCCTGAGCCAGCGACCAAGGGAGTTGCCGCCGTGCTCACGGTGGCACTGGTGGCTTGGCTGGGCATCGACACGGTATGGGGCCTCATGGATGGCTGGGCGGAGCTCGTCATGAAGGCGCGCGTGGCCACCACCTTCGACGAGCTGCGCGAGGCCGGGGCGGGTTTCGCCAAGGTGCTGGGGACGGATGCAGCCAGGGCGATGATCATTGCAGTGACGGCGCTGTCGGGGCGGACGCTGGCCGAGCTGGGTCCGGCGTTGCGCTCCCTGCCGGGTTTTCGGCTCGCGCAGGTGCAGCTCGCGGGGCAAGGAGCGCCGACGTTGGTGGTCGTGCGGTTGGAACAGGTCCAGGCGGTGGCGGCCTCTGCTGAGGGCGCCCTGACGATCACGGTAGGCCCCGAGGGCGCTCTCGCTGGCGCCATGATGAGCCGCAACAGCGGGGCAAGTACCAGCTCAAGCGGCTCTCCCGCTAACGAGGTGTACCGGCACCGCGGCGGTAACAGACAGGTAGAGAGGAATGGCGGGCGGTGGCACCTCTCCCACGAGGCGTGTCCGTCAACGACATTCCTGCCTCGGACCCCCTGGGTGACCAACTGCAGGTAGCGGCCAGGGAGGTAGCGGCCGGATGGAGTAAAGAGACATACGGGCCCAAGGTGACAGCGGCGATCCAGCGGATGCTGAAAAGAGGCCTCGTGCATCGCGCGGAGCTTCTTGAGCGCCAGGCGCGAGGACGTTGGGTAGAGGAGCAACTGCGGCTGCGCTTCCCTGATTTGACGTGGAATCGGAAGGGCGTTGACGTCACCGGCCCCTCAGGCCAGAAGTACCACTACGAGATTCTCTCGGACACCGAGTCGAACTTCGAGATTCATGGGCGGCGGATGGCGAGCACGTTTTTTCGTATGATCTTCTTCTGAGAGGCTCGTGACTCCGAACATCCACTACGAGAACAGAGAGATAGAAGGGGAGCGGTTGGAGCTGACGGATAACACCGCCATATATTGGCTCGGCCCGAGCATCACGTTGCGCCGGTGCACAGTCATCCTCGGTGTTCCGGGACGGTGGCTGAGCTTGGTGTCGGGACGGCTGATCGACTGTACCATCCAGGCGAAGCGCGAGCTCGTGGACTCTCGCTGGACAACGATGGGGTTGAAGGGCTGTCGTTTCAAGGGTCGGTTCAGCGGAAATGAGTTCGGGCACCGCCGCGGTCACCTGGACAACTGGGAGCTCGGGGGCGTCGAGGACTGTGACTTCTCCGAGGCTCGGTTGGATCTGTGCCGGTTTCACGGCTGCGACATGAGTACGGTTCGCTTGCCGAAATGGCCCTGCTTCACCATCGTGGACCCTCTCAAGTACGGGCCGGATCTGCTGAGCGTGCCGTGGCCTGGGGACTTTACTCCAGTCATCCTTGAGGGGCCGCTGAAGGAGCTGCCGTCCACGGTCGCGCGTACGTTCTACGCGCCGGCGGAGGCCAAACGCTCGGGCGCGACGCTGGAGGAGTTCAAGGCGGCAGTGGAGCGATTCGACTTCATCGTGCGATGAGGGAACGGTGCGAAACGAAGCGTACTCGGCCACTGCATTCTGGCGCCCGCGATTAGTGGAGTGTCCGGCAAATCCCTGGACATAGTCGTGGGGCTGGTTCCGTTCCCCTGGCTGATGGCGGGGTCAGACTCCCTGCGACTATGTCCAAAAGCTTCGCGGACACTCCACTAGTACGCCTTGGCCAGTTCCACGGCCTTCTGGGCCTGCACCAGGCCGTAGCCGAAGATGGGATCCTTGCCCTCGATGGACGTCGGCTCCGCGCTGTCGACGAGATCCCTCGCGCTCTTCTCGAGGATCTCCCGCACCTGGCCGGCGGTGAGCGAGGGCTTGGAGCTCCACACCAGCGCGGCCACCCCGGAGACGTGGGGCGTGGCCATGGAGGTACCGGTGCTGTAGGCGTAGTCGCTGCCCTTGACGCCCAGGCGCACGTTCTGGCCGAACTGGGCGCGGATGAAGGGCACGGTGGTGGTGGAAATGGACGTCACGGGCGGCCAGCTGGCGCGGCTGCCCAGGGTGAACGCGAGCGCGTCGTCATCGGCAGGGTCGTTGTTGCCGATGATGACGGCGCGAGCGCCCTGGGAGCGCACGTTCTTCACCTTGTCGGCGAACTTGATGTCGCCGCGGTCCACGTAGGCGACGAAGCCCTCGCAGGTGGCCTCGGGGCACGAGCGCAAGCCATTGCCCAGCCCGCAGTCGATGAGCTTGCCCTCGTACGTCTCGAAGGGGACGTAATCGAGCACGCTCGAGGTGTAGAACCGGCCCCCGGCCGACAGCTCCGCGTAGGGGGACTGGCCGCCGGGGTAGGTGGAGTAGACGGACTGGCCGGGAGCCACGAGGCTCAGGTGCTCGCCGCCCTGGGAGAACTTGGGGTGCTTCTCGGTGGAGGTCACCGCGCCCACCGCGAGCACGGAGGAGTAGGCGGACGGATAGACCTTGGACTCCGGGGAGGCCGTCTCACCGGCGTTGCCGCTGGCGGCGATGGAGAGCATTCCCCTGCCCTCGTCCCAGAGAGCATCGAAGGTGGCCTTCTCGTCCTCGTCCGGGTTGGGCGAGCCGAGCGAGAGCG contains:
- the sitA5 gene encoding SitA5 family polymorphic toxin, with the protein product MLFLFAACATHAPMAGMGGVRNRTWEAAPEDDEARGASATEPGLEGAVVLDVVVLEPGKVRTRPVPITKAEFRENVERLARGRRLQDGPQEVAAEVLKVQEALRQAREARPVSDVEAGGRFTAEGEPRADGGRGSVYAILPEEQWGQVKLEPQAETELRARYERFCIVRGGGDCLGLFEDGPYLRSDDRSTLALALAFGSVLDETFAALGREVSPKAILATLLWTASFYLGLWLLPEPATKGVAAVLTVALVAWLGIDTVWGLMDGWAELVMKARVATTFDELREAGAGFAKVLGTDAARAMIIAVTALSGRTLAELGPALRSLPGFRLAQVQLAGQGAPTLVVVRLEQVQAVAASAEGALTITVGPEGALAGAMMSRNSGASTSSSGSPANEVYRHRGGNRQVERNGGRWHLSHEACPSTTFLPRTPWVTNCR